From Endozoicomonas sp. 8E, the proteins below share one genomic window:
- a CDS encoding DUF4019 domain-containing protein, translated as MSLKYLMLVLIFPYFLKLLRGNTLFTPYPLCGSAEPGGSLQSRSLSLTKPMTFLAKMPDGEYVVIQYRSVFSGK; from the coding sequence ATGAGTTTAAAATATTTAATGCTTGTCCTAATTTTCCCATATTTCTTAAAGCTATTGCGTGGGAATACCCTCTTCACCCCATACCCCTTATGTGGCTCTGCTGAACCAGGCGGTAGTCTTCAATCGCGCAGTTTATCGCTGACAAAGCCTATGACTTTCTTAGCGAAGATGCCAGATGGTGAGTATGTTGTCATTCAATATCGATCTGTATTCTCAGGTAAGTGA